One genomic region from Leptolyngbyaceae cyanobacterium JSC-12 encodes:
- a CDS encoding phosphoacceptor domain-containing protein (histidine kinase family',phytochrome-like protein,'ATPase, histidine kinase/DNA gyrase B/HSP90-like',GAF domain-containing protein; IMG reference gene:2510096267~PFAM: Histidine kinase-, DNA gyrase B-, and HSP90-like ATPase; GAF domain; Phytochrome region; His Kinase A (phosphoacceptor) domain): MIQPAATSKTVLSNKTVLSNQQSLPQQELLHRITQRIRQSLELQEILEATVAEVRSFLNTDRVKVYRFHPDGSGEVIAEAIYEERLPSLLGLNFPADDIPPFARELFVKVRQRAVVDVINQTTTSGRWEDGLEVQSDPSDLRYRPVDPCHVEYLTAMGVKSSVVVPILHENRLWGLLVSHHSEQRTVSAAELQFIQAVADQVEVAIAQATLLNQVREQAAQEAKINRVATLLHQIPAVQFEAALKTTAEIFAASGSRLYLTKTQDLETEELYTYGPQPHELINSQGRQVEHHLMWQRYLTSPETPLCNIQAESNSDAESWFHSSLAFGYTPADETPDRACWAIDDILQEPLLRTIAPSFQATSIRGVMIIPLRCGDRLLGCLTLFREKIEVERLWAGQHDPDSRQQMPRLSFDVWRELQREHAAPWTDSEKKLAQAVGSHFAIAVQQYRLYSQVQALNANLEHQVQDRTTELHQRIEQQQALSNIVTKIRSSLEIEEIFQSVTQEVSHFLAAERVAVYRFNETWGGEFVANFGFVQTHSAEVGQLGVNVVWNDTYLQDTQGGRYRHNQTYVVNDVYAEGLTPCHLEILEQFQIKAFLTVPIFVGQTLWGILAAYQHSQPCVWKEVDIEFMRQITDQLGVALQQAHLLIQTQRKTQELAETLKELQQTQTQLIQTEKMSSLGQLVTGVAHEINNPVNFIYGNLRHIQDYAQELLELLKLYQAHYPDTHGDIRARIDEIDLDFLAEDLPKTLASLQVGADRIRQIVLSLRNFSRTDEDGTKPANLHDGIDSTLMILHHRLKANADFLGIEVVKDYGEIPLVECYAGQLNQVFMNILSNAIDALEDRNHQHSLQELREHPNQICIRTELGELNNQPCVRICIRDNGCGMSEATRDRIFEPFFTTKPIGKGTGLGLSISYQIITEKHKGKLHCNSSPAGTEFQIELPLTQ, translated from the coding sequence ATGATTCAGCCAGCCGCAACCTCCAAAACTGTACTCTCAAACAAAACTGTACTCTCAAATCAGCAATCTTTACCTCAACAAGAATTACTGCATCGTATTACCCAAAGAATTCGGCAATCTCTAGAATTACAAGAGATTTTGGAAGCAACGGTGGCAGAAGTGCGATCGTTCCTGAATACAGACCGCGTTAAAGTATATCGCTTCCATCCAGATGGCAGTGGGGAAGTGATTGCAGAAGCAATTTATGAAGAACGATTACCATCTTTGTTGGGGCTAAACTTTCCGGCGGATGATATTCCTCCCTTTGCTCGCGAGCTATTTGTCAAAGTCCGTCAGCGGGCAGTGGTAGATGTGATCAACCAAACCACAACAAGCGGACGTTGGGAAGACGGGCTAGAAGTCCAATCGGATCCATCAGATTTGCGCTATCGTCCAGTAGATCCCTGCCATGTGGAATATCTGACGGCGATGGGGGTGAAATCATCTGTTGTTGTGCCGATTCTGCACGAAAATCGCCTTTGGGGACTACTAGTATCCCACCATTCTGAGCAACGGACAGTTTCAGCTGCGGAATTGCAGTTTATTCAAGCAGTGGCAGATCAGGTAGAAGTGGCGATCGCGCAAGCTACCCTCCTCAACCAGGTGCGCGAACAAGCTGCCCAAGAAGCCAAAATTAATCGGGTTGCAACCCTGCTCCACCAAATTCCCGCTGTTCAATTTGAAGCTGCACTCAAAACAACGGCTGAAATTTTTGCCGCATCAGGCAGCAGATTGTACTTAACCAAGACGCAAGACCTGGAAACTGAAGAACTGTATACCTACGGGCCACAGCCTCATGAACTGATTAATAGTCAGGGTCGGCAAGTTGAGCATCATCTCATGTGGCAGCGGTATCTCACCTCGCCTGAAACACCACTCTGCAATATCCAGGCAGAAAGTAATTCCGATGCAGAATCCTGGTTTCATTCATCCCTCGCATTTGGCTATACTCCAGCGGATGAAACCCCAGATCGTGCTTGTTGGGCGATTGACGATATTCTTCAGGAGCCTTTGCTGCGAACGATCGCCCCCTCGTTTCAGGCAACCTCAATTCGCGGCGTGATGATTATCCCCCTCCGCTGTGGCGATCGCCTCCTGGGTTGCTTAACCCTGTTCCGCGAAAAAATTGAAGTCGAACGTTTGTGGGCAGGTCAACACGATCCTGATAGTCGCCAACAGATGCCTCGACTCTCATTTGATGTCTGGCGCGAACTGCAACGAGAACATGCCGCTCCCTGGACTGACAGTGAAAAGAAACTTGCCCAAGCAGTTGGAAGCCATTTTGCAATAGCAGTCCAGCAGTATCGGCTATATTCTCAAGTACAGGCACTCAATGCTAATTTGGAGCATCAAGTGCAAGACCGCACGACCGAACTGCATCAACGCATCGAGCAACAGCAAGCCCTTTCTAACATCGTTACCAAAATTCGCAGTTCTTTAGAGATTGAAGAAATTTTTCAATCCGTAACGCAAGAAGTGAGCCATTTTTTGGCGGCGGAACGGGTGGCTGTCTACCGATTTAACGAAACTTGGGGCGGCGAATTTGTTGCCAACTTTGGATTTGTGCAAACGCATTCAGCAGAAGTTGGGCAATTAGGTGTCAACGTTGTCTGGAACGATACCTACCTGCAAGACACCCAGGGCGGGCGCTATCGGCACAACCAAACCTATGTCGTGAACGATGTTTACGCTGAAGGCTTAACTCCCTGCCACCTTGAGATTTTGGAGCAGTTTCAGATCAAGGCGTTTTTAACCGTTCCAATTTTTGTGGGGCAAACACTGTGGGGAATCCTGGCTGCTTACCAGCATTCTCAGCCTTGCGTTTGGAAAGAGGTCGATATCGAATTTATGCGGCAAATAACTGATCAATTGGGAGTCGCACTCCAGCAAGCACATTTGTTGATACAAACTCAGCGAAAAACCCAGGAGTTGGCTGAAACGTTGAAAGAATTGCAGCAAACCCAAACCCAATTGATCCAAACCGAAAAAATGTCGAGCCTCGGACAATTGGTAACGGGAGTTGCTCACGAAATCAACAATCCAGTCAACTTTATTTATGGCAATTTACGTCATATTCAGGACTATGCACAAGAGTTGTTGGAGTTACTCAAGCTTTACCAGGCTCATTATCCCGACACTCATGGGGATATTCGCGCCCGAATTGATGAGATAGATCTCGATTTTTTGGCAGAAGACTTACCAAAAACATTAGCTTCATTGCAAGTTGGAGCAGATCGCATCCGGCAGATTGTGTTGTCGTTGCGCAATTTTTCCCGCACTGACGAGGATGGCACTAAGCCCGCGAATCTGCACGATGGCATTGATAGTACGTTGATGATTTTGCATCACCGGTTAAAGGCAAATGCCGATTTTCTAGGAATTGAGGTGGTAAAAGATTATGGAGAAATCCCGCTGGTAGAGTGCTATGCTGGCCAGTTAAACCAGGTGTTTATGAATATTTTGAGTAATGCGATCGATGCCCTGGAAGATCGCAACCATCAGCACTCGCTACAGGAGTTACGGGAACACCCAAACCAGATTTGCATTCGTACAGAACTCGGTGAGTTAAATAACCAACCCTGTGTGCGGATTTGTATTCGTGACAATGGGTGTGGTATGTCGGAAGCAACTCGCGATCGCATTTTTGAGCCATTTTTCACCACCAAGCCAATTGGTAAAGGGACTGGCTTAGGGCTATCAATTAGCTATCAGATTATTACTGAGAAGCACAAGGGGAAACTCCACTGCAACTCAAGCCCAGCAGGAACGGAATTTCAAATCGAATTGCCGTTAACGCAATAG
- a CDS encoding hypothetical protein (IMG reference gene:2510096268) produces MLSNSSQFSANTYAERLMDDLFQDIEQLLDMQSPCQTDDTQSIEPVIPSDTSAQSTPQAEESGTDVALPLARIEPSSMPLPVLADGDRALAKVNTTPISDATNSKDVRPPKRSYERLLLALGCFSVVVSLGLYLLYQEGKFRPQVSIPVTVGSATTPAIAEPNHPFAEYAQKALRAIDQRVQQTNGAPSASVANPGAPGVPTVVIPPTNAPSPLTPNRAATGAERVYVPVYQIPSNLYPPGTAVAPLPTTPLPTSGTTKTPTKAKPKPAIAKVPTVSRKLVGVLDQGERSVALFETNGVTQRYELGESIGSSGWTLVEVTKDQAIIRRNGEVRSLFVGHSFQ; encoded by the coding sequence ATGTTAAGCAATTCCAGTCAATTTTCAGCAAACACCTATGCAGAGCGACTGATGGATGATTTGTTTCAAGACATTGAGCAGCTTCTGGATATGCAGTCGCCCTGCCAAACGGATGACACCCAATCTATAGAGCCAGTCATCCCTTCAGACACCTCTGCTCAATCAACGCCACAGGCTGAGGAAAGCGGGACGGATGTAGCGCTCCCATTAGCTCGGATTGAACCATCGTCTATGCCTTTGCCAGTTCTGGCAGATGGCGATCGTGCGCTGGCAAAAGTCAACACCACGCCCATCTCGGATGCTACAAATTCCAAGGATGTTCGTCCACCGAAGCGATCTTATGAGCGGCTTTTATTAGCGCTTGGTTGTTTCTCCGTAGTTGTTTCCCTGGGACTGTATTTGCTGTATCAGGAAGGGAAATTTCGTCCCCAAGTCAGCATTCCTGTTACAGTTGGGTCTGCCACCACTCCGGCGATCGCAGAGCCGAATCACCCCTTTGCCGAGTATGCTCAGAAAGCACTTCGAGCAATTGATCAACGTGTTCAGCAAACTAATGGTGCACCATCTGCATCAGTAGCGAATCCTGGTGCTCCAGGGGTTCCCACTGTTGTAATTCCCCCCACGAATGCCCCATCGCCTCTTACTCCAAACCGTGCCGCAACTGGAGCAGAGCGGGTTTATGTGCCAGTGTATCAAATTCCCTCCAATCTCTATCCGCCTGGAACTGCGGTAGCTCCCTTGCCAACGACTCCCTTACCCACTTCAGGTACTACCAAAACACCAACAAAAGCTAAACCCAAGCCAGCGATCGCCAAAGTTCCCACGGTTTCTCGCAAATTAGTTGGAGTGCTGGATCAGGGTGAACGGTCTGTGGCATTGTTTGAAACCAACGGTGTCACACAACGCTACGAACTGGGAGAAAGTATCGGCTCTTCTGGTTGGACTTTGGTGGAAGTGACGAAAGATCAGGCTATCATCCGTCGCAATGGGGAAGTGCGATCGCTGTTTGTCGGGCATAGTTTTCAGTAA
- a CDS encoding hypothetical protein (IMG reference gene:2510096269) — translation MGIFDDFSKFLEDRLDEYLAANPHLELMAMEEKLREQEEETLKLMTDLKLRERQLQDEILALAQEIQVWHARIEKAEAKGRLDLAEPAKEHEASLLRQGNQKWGQMEMLKEQIQQTHELQQKIQQRRKELQAQVTQAQTSRTATQIPNPGWSQPTPNPNAPSPAQLEKQFQRWEAEEELEQLKRNLGK, via the coding sequence ATGGGAATTTTTGACGATTTCAGCAAGTTCCTGGAAGATCGGCTCGATGAATATCTAGCTGCCAATCCGCATCTAGAACTAATGGCAATGGAGGAAAAGCTACGAGAGCAGGAGGAAGAAACCCTTAAGTTGATGACTGATTTGAAGCTGAGAGAGCGGCAGTTGCAGGACGAGATCCTCGCGCTCGCTCAAGAGATTCAGGTGTGGCACGCCCGCATTGAAAAAGCCGAGGCAAAAGGCAGACTGGATTTAGCCGAACCCGCAAAGGAACACGAAGCCTCATTGTTGCGCCAGGGCAATCAAAAATGGGGGCAAATGGAAATGCTGAAAGAACAGATTCAGCAAACTCACGAACTGCAACAAAAAATTCAGCAACGCCGCAAAGAACTTCAGGCGCAGGTCACTCAAGCGCAGACAAGCCGTACCGCTACCCAGATACCCAATCCAGGGTGGTCTCAGCCAACCCCTAATCCCAATGCTCCATCTCCGGCTCAATTAGAAAAACAGTTTCAACGTTGGGAAGCGGAAGAAGAACTGGAACAGTTGAAGCGCAATCTAGGCAAGTGA
- a CDS encoding hypothetical protein (IMG reference gene:2510096270), with product MVRPSSNATSDLVPAVLNGKSPFNFQLPDPDDDRIPEHEFQQQIEQAWRVCDRFDLQTDIWRGRILRTVRDREKRSGDGRGTGFLNWLKDREISKSQAYALIEVANSADMLLDGGYLEPDDVNQFSKRAFVETAHSAPEVQQMVSDAARRGDRITRREVRQLSDEWTAMTSELLPEPVREKAADHTLPTRYLAPLVKEMQKLPETHQVTLREAIAETPDVDTVKQVTAEARYLAKYLEAATRVQALTNESLNLELALEEALRIGCLSATADLVNQAAQLEQTVVKLFLTWKRLNSLSERVYLDSGESTPHLRTLLSCLGNLANQVIETPLDDMSDRVVRLQILEE from the coding sequence ATGGTTCGTCCCTCGTCAAATGCCACGTCTGATCTGGTTCCGGCGGTTTTGAATGGTAAGAGTCCGTTTAATTTTCAACTTCCTGATCCAGACGACGATCGCATTCCTGAGCATGAGTTTCAGCAGCAGATTGAGCAGGCATGGCGAGTGTGCGATCGCTTCGATCTGCAAACCGATATCTGGCGGGGGCGAATTTTACGAACTGTCCGTGATCGTGAGAAGCGCAGTGGGGATGGTCGGGGTACTGGCTTTTTGAACTGGTTAAAAGATCGAGAAATTAGCAAAAGTCAGGCATATGCCTTGATTGAAGTGGCAAACAGTGCAGATATGTTGCTGGATGGCGGCTATCTCGAACCGGATGATGTCAACCAGTTCAGCAAACGGGCCTTTGTTGAAACGGCTCACAGCGCACCAGAAGTGCAACAAATGGTGAGTGATGCAGCAAGGCGGGGCGATCGCATTACTCGACGAGAAGTGCGGCAATTGTCGGATGAATGGACCGCGATGACATCTGAACTGTTGCCAGAACCCGTTCGGGAGAAAGCGGCTGACCATACGCTGCCCACGCGCTATCTGGCTCCGCTGGTGAAGGAAATGCAAAAGCTGCCCGAAACTCATCAAGTGACGCTGCGAGAAGCGATCGCTGAAACGCCGGATGTGGATACGGTGAAACAAGTGACTGCGGAAGCACGTTACCTGGCAAAGTATCTGGAAGCGGCTACTAGGGTGCAGGCGTTAACCAACGAATCGCTCAATCTAGAGTTAGCTCTGGAAGAAGCATTGAGAATTGGTTGCCTCAGTGCCACTGCCGATTTAGTCAACCAGGCAGCCCAACTAGAACAAACGGTCGTTAAATTATTTCTTACTTGGAAACGGCTCAACAGTTTATCTGAGCGGGTTTACTTGGACAGCGGCGAAAGCACGCCCCATCTTAGAACGCTCTTAAGTTGTTTGGGCAATCTTGCCAATCAAGTGATTGAAACCCCATTGGATGATATGAGCGATCGCGTGGTGCGCTTACAAATTCTAGAAGAATAG
- a CDS encoding hypothetical protein (IMG reference gene:2510096271), with protein sequence MRTTEAPQFEVSITEAPTFILDQTLDPQDNEREPVSQTAYPPHLQPEWMEPVERLAH encoded by the coding sequence ATGAGAACTACTGAAGCCCCCCAGTTTGAAGTCTCAATTACCGAAGCGCCGACATTCATTTTGGATCAAACCCTCGATCCTCAAGATAACGAGCGAGAACCTGTCTCTCAAACAGCCTACCCACCCCATCTCCAACCGGAATGGATGGAACCAGTTGAAAGATTGGCTCACTGA
- a CDS encoding hydroxymethylpyrimidine synthase (IMG reference gene:2510096272~PFAM: ThiC family~TIGRFAM: thiamine biosynthesis protein ThiC) codes for MRTEWIAKRRGQANVTQMHYARQGVITEEMQHVAQRENLPAELIRSEVARGRMIIPANINHPNLEPMCIGIASKCKVNANIGASPNSSNLQEEVDKLKLAVKYGADTVMDLSTGGGNLDEIRTAIINASPVPIGTVPIYQALESVHGRIESLTPDDFLHIIEKHAQQGVDYMTIHAGILIEYLPLVRNRITGIVSRGGGIIARWMLHHHKQNPLYTHFNDIIEIFKKYDVSFSLGDSLRPGCQHDASDEAQLAELKTLGQLTRKAWEHSVQVMVEGPGHVPMDQIEFNVRKQMEECSEAPFYVLGPLVTDIAPGYDHITSAIGAAMAGWYGTAMLCYVTPKEHLGLPNAEDVRNGLIAYKIAAHAADIARHRPGARDRDDELSKARYNFDWNRQFELALDPERAREYHDETLPADIYKTAEFCSMCGPKFCPMQTKVDADALTELEKFLAKEAHPVR; via the coding sequence ATGCGGACAGAGTGGATTGCCAAACGTCGAGGGCAGGCAAACGTGACGCAAATGCATTACGCTCGGCAAGGCGTAATTACGGAAGAAATGCAACACGTTGCACAACGGGAGAATCTTCCAGCCGAGTTGATTCGATCTGAAGTAGCACGGGGGCGAATGATCATCCCAGCCAACATCAACCACCCCAATCTGGAACCGATGTGCATCGGGATTGCTTCTAAGTGCAAAGTGAATGCCAACATTGGGGCATCCCCGAACTCTTCAAACCTGCAAGAAGAGGTTGATAAACTCAAGCTCGCTGTGAAATATGGTGCAGATACTGTGATGGATTTGTCTACGGGAGGTGGCAACCTGGATGAGATCCGCACAGCTATCATCAATGCCTCGCCAGTGCCAATCGGAACCGTGCCGATTTATCAGGCGCTGGAAAGTGTGCACGGCAGGATCGAAAGCCTGACCCCGGATGACTTTTTGCACATTATTGAAAAGCATGCCCAACAAGGGGTGGACTATATGACCATCCACGCGGGAATTTTGATTGAATATTTGCCTCTGGTGCGAAACCGGATTACGGGTATTGTCTCGCGGGGGGGTGGCATTATTGCCCGATGGATGCTGCACCATCATAAGCAAAATCCGCTCTACACCCATTTCAATGACATTATCGAAATTTTCAAAAAGTACGATGTATCGTTTAGTTTGGGAGATTCTTTGCGACCTGGTTGCCAGCATGATGCATCGGATGAGGCACAGTTAGCAGAACTGAAGACATTGGGACAATTGACCCGCAAAGCCTGGGAACACAGTGTTCAGGTGATGGTAGAGGGACCGGGGCATGTGCCGATGGATCAGATTGAATTTAATGTGCGGAAGCAAATGGAAGAGTGCTCGGAAGCACCGTTCTATGTGTTGGGACCGCTCGTTACAGATATTGCTCCTGGATATGATCACATTACAAGTGCGATCGGGGCAGCCATGGCGGGTTGGTATGGTACTGCAATGTTGTGTTACGTTACGCCCAAAGAGCATTTGGGCTTACCGAATGCAGAAGATGTGCGAAATGGGTTAATCGCTTACAAGATTGCGGCTCATGCAGCAGACATTGCACGGCATCGTCCGGGTGCGCGCGATCGCGATGATGAACTCTCTAAAGCGCGGTACAACTTTGACTGGAATCGGCAGTTTGAGTTAGCTCTTGATCCAGAGCGTGCTCGTGAGTATCACGATGAAACATTACCAGCCGATATCTACAAAACGGCAGAATTTTGCTCCATGTGTGGTCCCAAGTTTTGCCCGATGCAGACAAAAGTCGATGCCGATGCCCTTACCGAACTGGAAAAGTTCTTGGCGAAAGAGGCTCATCCCGTGAGGTAA
- a CDS encoding hypothetical protein (IMG reference gene:2510096273~PFAM: Protein of unknown function (DUF820)), whose protein sequence is MQSTTTHPIRWTTADLVIFEGDRANRYEIIDGELFVTRAPDWKHQAVCINIGTVLKLWSDQSGLGQAAISPGIVFSESDAVIPDVVWASHERLEQWLDQAGHLTAAPELVVEVLSLGKANEQHDREAKLKLYSVRGVLEYWIVNVQSQSVEVYRRENALLKLAATLYSQDELTSPVLPGFRCWVSQLF, encoded by the coding sequence ATGCAGTCCACTACTACCCATCCAATCCGCTGGACAACGGCTGACCTGGTGATCTTTGAGGGCGATCGCGCCAATCGCTACGAAATCATCGACGGAGAACTGTTTGTGACCCGAGCGCCCGATTGGAAACATCAAGCGGTTTGTATCAACATTGGCACTGTCCTAAAGCTCTGGTCGGATCAGAGCGGGCTGGGGCAAGCCGCGATCAGCCCTGGGATTGTGTTTTCGGAATCGGATGCGGTGATTCCTGATGTGGTGTGGGCCAGCCACGAGCGGCTGGAGCAATGGCTGGATCAGGCAGGGCATCTGACGGCGGCTCCTGAACTAGTGGTGGAGGTGCTGTCGCTGGGGAAGGCGAATGAGCAGCACGACCGGGAAGCCAAGCTGAAGCTGTATTCCGTGCGGGGGGTGCTGGAATACTGGATTGTGAATGTTCAGTCCCAAAGTGTTGAAGTGTATCGCCGGGAGAATGCGCTGCTGAAGCTGGCGGCAACGCTGTATTCGCAGGATGAATTGACCAGCCCGGTTTTGCCTGGTTTTCGCTGCTGGGTGAGCCAGCTTTTCTAG
- a CDS encoding putative nucleic acid-binding protein (IMG reference gene:2510096276~PFAM: Domain of unknown function (DUF3368)) → MRVVSNTSPILNLAIIRQLDLLRQQFGQIHIPPAVLDELKIDEERPGSQSIQAALAPGWIQVQPVSNQSLVQLLRQTLDGGEAAAIALALELQADWILLDERDGRKVAKSLGLQVTGVLGVLLRAKESGKLPSLQPVLADLTQNAGFRIAPELIASVLQA, encoded by the coding sequence ATGCGCGTCGTCAGTAATACCTCCCCCATTCTAAATTTGGCAATTATCAGGCAACTCGACCTATTGCGCCAACAGTTTGGTCAGATTCACATTCCCCCTGCTGTCCTGGACGAGTTGAAGATTGATGAAGAGCGTCCCGGTTCCCAGTCCATTCAAGCTGCTCTTGCCCCTGGCTGGATTCAAGTCCAGCCCGTTAGCAATCAATCGCTTGTTCAACTACTGCGGCAAACCCTGGATGGTGGTGAAGCTGCAGCAATTGCGTTGGCTTTGGAACTGCAGGCTGATTGGATACTACTGGATGAACGGGATGGGCGAAAGGTGGCCAAATCTCTGGGGCTTCAAGTGACGGGTGTGCTGGGTGTTTTGCTCCGGGCAAAGGAATCCGGCAAACTTCCATCTTTGCAGCCAGTACTCGCGGATCTCACTCAAAACGCAGGCTTTCGGATTGCACCAGAGTTAATAGCAAGCGTCTTACAAGCATGA
- a CDS encoding putative small protein (IMG reference gene:2510096277~PFAM: Uncharacterised protein family (UPF0175)) codes for MSLQLSIPDTILQAIRLPEQRIEQELLHELAVALYAQDLLSLGKARELAQMDKDEFGQLLARRGILRHYGTEELADDLAYARRQ; via the coding sequence ATGAGCCTGCAACTCTCCATCCCCGACACCATTCTTCAAGCTATTCGACTGCCAGAGCAGCGCATCGAACAAGAACTGCTACACGAGCTAGCCGTCGCGCTCTATGCCCAAGATTTGCTGTCCTTGGGCAAAGCCAGAGAACTGGCCCAGATGGACAAGGACGAATTTGGTCAACTCCTCGCCCGACGCGGCATCCTGCGGCACTATGGCACCGAGGAACTAGCAGACGACCTGGCCTATGCGCGTCGTCAGTAA
- a CDS encoding Flp pilus assembly protein TadD (IMG reference gene:2510096278~PFAM: Tetratricopeptide repeat), translating into MVESISPTTSPEAANQHNLRRLLNAIRSSLGTLNLLIAVCDNPVYRDEIIRSYEAELQAQGVRCHRVQLDPSWPSLKNALIRVQAESAGADAAHVVTVLGASELLGVRLSAEKSAQETFFFSVQWTREGLRQFQFPVVLWVTQAIATGLAQRAPDFWSWRGGTFEFTRPIAANFQGGGAEWLSEPKLAEVTPLADPQELQQQIAALEADDPTSPLLASLYSSLGQTYYDRLEQGKAEDYHREQQLAIAALQQAIARSTDDPLQLARNFNTLGLVYASQGRYAEAEPLYTQALEIRRSQLGPDHPTTASCLNNLAGLYASQGQYAEAEPLLTQALEIRRSQLGPDHPSSATSLHHLAGLYYAQGRYAEAEPLYTQALEIMLNCWASITADADSRTKLGGSLAAGDRSGAHRQTV; encoded by the coding sequence GTGGTGGAGTCAATTTCTCCAACAACTAGCCCAGAGGCGGCAAACCAGCACAATTTGCGGCGGTTGCTGAACGCGATCCGATCGAGTTTGGGGACGTTGAACCTGCTGATTGCGGTTTGCGATAACCCAGTCTATCGGGATGAGATAATCCGCAGCTACGAGGCGGAGTTGCAGGCTCAGGGGGTGAGGTGCCATCGAGTCCAACTGGATCCATCATGGCCCAGCCTCAAAAATGCACTAATCCGGGTGCAGGCAGAGTCGGCTGGTGCAGATGCTGCCCATGTCGTGACGGTGTTGGGAGCCAGCGAACTGCTGGGGGTGCGGCTGAGTGCAGAAAAATCGGCTCAAGAAACCTTCTTTTTCTCCGTTCAATGGACTCGCGAAGGGTTACGCCAGTTTCAGTTTCCCGTGGTGCTTTGGGTAACCCAGGCGATCGCCACCGGCCTAGCCCAGCGAGCACCTGATTTTTGGAGTTGGCGGGGTGGCACCTTTGAGTTTACCCGTCCAATTGCTGCGAATTTTCAGGGGGGTGGGGCAGAGTGGTTGTCTGAGCCAAAACTCGCCGAGGTCACCCCCCTAGCTGATCCCCAGGAATTACAGCAGCAAATTGCTGCACTGGAAGCAGATGACCCCACCTCCCCCTTGCTGGCCAGCCTCTACAGCAGCCTCGGCCAGACCTACTACGATCGGCTAGAGCAGGGTAAAGCTGAAGATTATCACCGAGAACAACAGTTGGCGATCGCTGCACTGCAACAGGCGATCGCTCGCTCAACCGATGACCCACTCCAACTTGCCCGCAATTTCAATACCTTGGGTCTAGTTTACGCGTCCCAGGGGCGGTATGCCGAGGCCGAACCCCTCTATACCCAAGCGTTGGAAATCCGGCGCTCGCAGTTGGGTCCAGACCATCCCACCACCGCCAGCTGTTTGAATAATTTGGCCGGGTTGTACGCGTCCCAAGGGCAGTATGCCGAGGCCGAACCCCTCTTGACCCAAGCGTTGGAAATCCGGCGCTCGCAGTTGGGGCCAGACCATCCCTCCAGCGCCACCAGTCTGCATCATTTGGCCGGGTTGTACTACGCCCAGGGGCGGTATGCCGAGGCCGAACCCCTCTATACCCAAGCCCTGGAAATCATGCTGAACTGCTGGGCGAGCATCACCGCAGACGCAGATAGTCGGACAAAATTGGGGGGTTCGCTTGCAGCAGGCGATCGCAGCGGGGCGCACCGCCAAACTGTCTGA